A DNA window from Streptomyces sp. CA-278952 contains the following coding sequences:
- a CDS encoding RDD family protein produces the protein MSAPTPAPGDESPREGYYPDPSIPGYVRYWNGASWVPGTSRPAPRQAGPSAAPAAGEQAAPVEETGPIFFDEEDDGPQEGVQNGLRAGPVAPAGSGEPIADHGGSASVWQADTARQNGFGGERDRRVDWGGPAQEPAGHPSASADPRAPLAQDPVGGALPGTREGGRSAEEAGARPPTDGTVTIRPVGPRAAGPSAAQSNAVQPAAPAPSNAGTQQGPQNVGAARNSLAPAPAPRALPAQAQHAQPPQQPQHSQHSQRPLGQNAQPQQAAVQQASVQQAPLPTPAPAAPAPAPAPAPVPQEVRQGPVQAPAPVPTPSPAPVQPAAPQTPLRPGLGGGSASWAQQVHQLAQPEPQQRQPNQQQQPHQLQHEHQGPGADQPVVPWKPPVDDPFQQLARNQASARPAGLGKRLAARLVDSLVLGAAVGAAAVPLATRALDHIDRKITAAKETGETVTVWLLDSTTGALLGTLLAAFLLIGFLLEALPTAKWGRTLGKKLCGLDVRDIESHDAPTLGAALRRWLVYGVLGLLVIGVANVLWCLIDRPWRQCWHDKAARTFVAG, from the coding sequence ATGAGCGCGCCAACTCCGGCACCCGGTGACGAAAGCCCCCGCGAGGGCTACTACCCCGACCCCTCCATCCCCGGCTACGTCCGGTACTGGAACGGCGCGTCCTGGGTTCCCGGCACGAGCCGCCCCGCGCCCCGTCAGGCGGGTCCGTCCGCCGCTCCCGCCGCCGGTGAGCAGGCCGCGCCGGTGGAGGAGACCGGGCCGATCTTCTTCGACGAGGAGGACGACGGTCCCCAGGAGGGCGTCCAGAACGGACTCCGGGCCGGCCCGGTGGCCCCGGCCGGATCCGGTGAACCCATCGCGGACCACGGGGGCTCCGCGTCCGTCTGGCAGGCGGACACCGCACGCCAGAACGGGTTCGGCGGCGAACGGGACCGCCGGGTCGACTGGGGCGGGCCGGCCCAGGAGCCCGCCGGCCATCCCTCGGCGTCGGCCGACCCGAGGGCGCCGCTGGCCCAGGACCCGGTCGGCGGCGCGCTGCCGGGGACGCGGGAGGGCGGCCGGTCCGCCGAGGAGGCCGGGGCGCGTCCGCCGACCGACGGGACGGTCACGATCCGCCCGGTGGGACCGCGCGCCGCGGGGCCCAGCGCCGCACAGTCCAACGCCGTTCAGCCGGCCGCCCCGGCACCGTCGAACGCCGGTACGCAGCAGGGGCCGCAGAACGTGGGCGCGGCACGGAACAGCCTCGCACCGGCTCCGGCGCCCCGGGCACTGCCGGCGCAGGCACAGCACGCGCAGCCACCACAGCAACCACAGCACTCACAGCACTCACAGCGGCCACTGGGACAGAACGCGCAGCCACAGCAGGCAGCGGTACAGCAGGCATCGGTACAGCAGGCACCGCTGCCGACTCCAGCGCCGGCCGCCCCGGCCCCGGCTCCCGCTCCCGCTCCCGTACCGCAGGAAGTGCGGCAGGGGCCGGTCCAGGCCCCCGCTCCCGTGCCCACGCCGTCCCCCGCCCCCGTGCAGCCGGCGGCCCCGCAGACGCCGCTGAGGCCGGGCCTCGGCGGCGGTTCGGCCTCCTGGGCGCAGCAGGTCCACCAACTGGCCCAGCCCGAACCGCAACAGCGGCAACCGAACCAGCAGCAGCAACCGCACCAGCTCCAGCACGAGCACCAGGGGCCGGGCGCGGACCAGCCCGTCGTGCCCTGGAAGCCGCCGGTCGACGACCCCTTCCAGCAACTCGCCCGCAACCAGGCCTCCGCCCGGCCAGCGGGGCTCGGCAAGCGGCTCGCCGCCCGGCTGGTCGACAGCCTCGTGCTCGGCGCGGCCGTCGGGGCCGCGGCCGTCCCGCTGGCGACCCGGGCGCTCGACCACATCGACCGGAAGATCACCGCGGCGAAGGAGACGGGGGAGACGGTCACCGTCTGGCTGCTGGACTCCACCACCGGGGCGCTGCTGGGGACGCTGCTCGCCGCCTTCCTCCTCATCGGCTTCCTCCTGGAGGCGCTGCCGACGGCCAAGTGGGGCCGGACGCTGGGCAAGAAGCTCTGCGGGCTCGACGTACGGGACATCGAGTCCCACGACGCGCCCACCCTGGGCGCGGCCCTGCGCCGCTGGCTCGTCTACGGCGTGCTGGGGCTGCTCGTCATCGGCGTGGCCAACGTCCTCTGGTGCCTGATCGACCGGCCCTGGCGCCAGTGCTGGCACGACAAGGCGGCCCGCACCTTCGTGGCGGGCTGA
- a CDS encoding immune inhibitor A domain-containing protein, with translation MTNQRQALRAAAVVVAMAATAATASTFATAQAHDGSSASGVSTVDRRDPAPAKGHVEHNLEGPFSEQQAAQREAALEQVLSGDKKVANRNGSKVVKLGDKKYVELGREKTDKIFTILLEFGDQVDDATMFDPDGDGPKPPVKKFGGAPGPAHNKIAEPDPKKDNSTAWKADYNRAHFQELYFGEGKGVHSLKTYYEKTSSGRYSVEGEVSDWVKVPYNEARYGSNYCGQTNCANVWDAVRDGVNAWVADQQAKGRTDAEIKANLAEYDEWDRYDFDGDGNFNEPDGYIDHFQLVHAGEDESAGGGAEGTNAIWAHRWYAYGTNAGATGPADNKAGGAQIGDTGIWVGDYTVQPENGGLGVFAHEYAHDLGLPDLYDTSGGGENSVGFWSLMSAGSWLGTGTGEIGNLPGDMTSWDKLQLGWLDYDKAKAGKTSLHKLGVSEYNTKNPQALVVELPKKAVTTTVVKPAEGAKQWWSDMGDDLSNTLTRSVDLTGKSKATLDLSGWYDIEADYDYLYTEVSDNGGANWTALDGTADGKAIPRDASDKPALTDVSGAYKKLSFSLDAYAGKKVDLRFRYQTDGGAGGKGFAADAITVTADGAALFSDNAEGDDNGWTAKGFSRIGESFTQDYPQYYIAENRQYVSYDETLKVGPYNFGFSGTRPDWVEHYAYQNGLLVWLWDTSQKDNNTSVHPGQGLILPIDAHAKPLKWKDGSLLRNKIQPFDAPFSWYPNEGFTLHNADVPLHIKPALGNPVFDDRKGTYWYKENPTGSVKVSDTNTRISIVHEPRNGSTMSVLVSPSGR, from the coding sequence GTGACCAATCAGAGACAGGCGCTTCGCGCCGCCGCCGTTGTCGTGGCCATGGCCGCGACCGCCGCGACGGCGTCGACCTTCGCCACCGCCCAGGCGCATGACGGCTCATCAGCTTCCGGTGTCTCCACCGTCGACCGCCGTGACCCGGCGCCGGCCAAGGGGCACGTGGAGCACAACCTGGAGGGCCCCTTCAGCGAGCAGCAGGCCGCTCAGCGCGAAGCCGCGCTGGAGCAGGTGCTGTCCGGGGACAAGAAGGTGGCGAACCGGAACGGCTCCAAGGTCGTCAAGCTCGGCGACAAGAAGTACGTGGAGCTCGGCCGGGAGAAGACCGACAAGATCTTCACCATCCTGCTGGAGTTCGGCGACCAGGTCGACGACGCCACGATGTTCGACCCGGACGGCGACGGCCCCAAGCCGCCCGTCAAGAAGTTCGGGGGCGCCCCGGGCCCGGCGCACAACAAGATCGCCGAGCCGGACCCGAAGAAGGACAACAGCACCGCCTGGAAGGCCGACTACAACCGGGCGCACTTCCAGGAGCTGTACTTCGGCGAGGGCAAGGGCGTCCACTCGCTCAAGACCTACTACGAGAAGACCTCCTCGGGTCGCTACTCGGTCGAGGGAGAGGTCTCCGACTGGGTCAAGGTCCCCTACAACGAGGCCCGTTACGGATCCAACTACTGCGGCCAGACCAACTGTGCCAACGTGTGGGACGCGGTGCGCGACGGCGTGAACGCCTGGGTCGCCGACCAGCAGGCCAAGGGCCGCACCGACGCGGAGATCAAGGCGAACCTCGCCGAGTACGACGAGTGGGACCGCTACGACTTCGACGGTGACGGCAACTTCAACGAGCCCGACGGCTACATCGACCACTTCCAGCTGGTGCACGCCGGTGAGGACGAGTCGGCCGGCGGCGGCGCCGAGGGCACCAACGCCATCTGGGCGCACCGCTGGTACGCGTACGGCACCAACGCCGGTGCGACCGGCCCCGCGGACAACAAGGCCGGTGGTGCCCAGATCGGCGACACGGGCATCTGGGTCGGCGACTACACCGTCCAGCCCGAGAACGGCGGCCTGGGCGTCTTCGCCCACGAGTACGCCCACGACCTCGGCCTCCCGGACCTGTACGACACCTCCGGCGGTGGCGAGAACTCGGTCGGCTTCTGGTCCCTGATGTCGGCGGGCTCCTGGCTCGGCACCGGCACCGGCGAGATCGGCAACCTGCCGGGCGACATGACCTCGTGGGACAAGCTCCAGCTGGGCTGGCTCGACTACGACAAGGCCAAGGCCGGCAAGACCTCGCTGCACAAGCTGGGCGTCTCGGAGTACAACACCAAGAACCCGCAGGCGCTCGTTGTCGAGCTGCCGAAGAAGGCCGTCACCACCACCGTCGTCAAGCCCGCCGAGGGCGCGAAGCAGTGGTGGAGCGACATGGGCGACGACCTGTCGAACACCCTGACCCGCTCGGTCGACCTGACCGGCAAGTCCAAGGCCACGCTGGACCTTTCGGGCTGGTACGACATCGAGGCCGACTACGACTACCTCTACACCGAGGTGTCCGACAACGGTGGCGCCAACTGGACCGCGCTCGACGGCACCGCCGACGGCAAGGCCATTCCGCGCGACGCCAGTGACAAGCCGGCCCTGACCGACGTCTCGGGCGCGTACAAGAAGCTGTCCTTCTCCCTGGACGCCTACGCGGGCAAGAAGGTCGACCTCCGCTTCCGCTACCAGACGGACGGCGGCGCGGGCGGCAAGGGCTTCGCGGCCGACGCCATCACCGTCACGGCCGACGGCGCCGCGCTCTTCTCGGACAACGCCGAGGGCGACGACAACGGCTGGACCGCGAAGGGCTTCTCGCGCATCGGCGAGTCCTTCACCCAGGACTACCCGCAGTACTACATCGCGGAGAACCGCCAGTACGTGTCGTACGACGAGACCCTCAAGGTCGGCCCGTACAACTTCGGCTTCTCCGGCACCCGTCCGGACTGGGTCGAGCACTACGCGTACCAGAACGGTCTGCTGGTCTGGCTCTGGGACACCTCCCAGAAGGACAACAACACCTCCGTCCACCCGGGCCAGGGTCTGATCCTGCCGATCGACGCGCACGCCAAGCCGCTGAAGTGGAAGGACGGCTCGCTCCTGCGCAACAAGATCCAGCCGTTCGACGCGCCGTTCAGCTGGTACCCGAACGAGGGCTTCACGCTCCACAACGCGGACGTCCCGCTGCACATCAAGCCCGCCCTGGGCAACCCGGTCTTCGACGACCGCAAGGGCACCTACTGGTACAAGGAGAACCCCACGGGCAGTGTCAAGGTTTCTGACACGAACACCCGCATCTCCATCGTCCACGAGCCCCGCAACGGCTCGACGATGAGCGTGCTGGTCAGCCCCTCGGGCCGCTGA
- a CDS encoding SsgA family sporulation/cell division regulator, with amino-acid sequence MMSIVERELELKLVLSPERSIPVPARLTYRTDDPYAVHIAFHIGSESPVHWTFARELLVEGVFRPCGHGDVRIWPTKVAGRGVICVALTSPDGDALLEVNSAAVAAWVERTLRVVPPGSESDRLGIDEALAELLAPLPADDLWLSDPWAADDAPSQDGEA; translated from the coding sequence ATGATGAGCATCGTGGAACGTGAGCTGGAACTGAAGCTGGTCCTGTCCCCCGAGCGGTCCATTCCGGTACCCGCCCGGCTGACGTATCGCACCGACGACCCGTACGCCGTGCACATCGCCTTCCACATCGGCTCCGAGTCGCCCGTGCACTGGACGTTCGCCCGGGAGTTGCTGGTGGAGGGCGTGTTCCGGCCGTGCGGGCACGGGGACGTACGGATCTGGCCGACGAAGGTCGCGGGTCGCGGCGTCATCTGTGTGGCCCTCACCTCCCCCGACGGCGACGCCCTGCTCGAAGTGAACTCGGCGGCCGTGGCCGCCTGGGTGGAGCGGACCCTGCGGGTGGTGCCGCCGGGTTCGGAGAGCGACCGGCTCGGCATCGACGAGGCGCTGGCGGAGCTGCTGGCCCCGCTGCCGGCCGACGACCTGTGGCTGAGCGACCCGTGGGCGGCGGACGACGCGCCGTCCCAGGACGGCGAGGCGTGA
- a CDS encoding FAD-binding oxidoreductase, whose product MSDLLERLRAGLPPEALITDPDVTASYAHDMASFCEAGTPAVVVLPRTVEQVQHVMRTATALRVPVVPQGARTGLSGAANASDGCIVLSLVKMDRILEISPVDRIAVVEPGVVNAVLSRAVNEHGLYYPPDPSSWETCTIGGNIGTASGGLCCVKYGVTAEYVLGLDVVLADGRLLTTGRRTAKGVAGYDLTRLFVGSEGSLGVVVKAVLALRPQPPQQLVLAAEFPSAAAACDAVCRIMERGHTPSLLELMDRTTVRAVNAMASMGLPETTEALLLCAFDTPDPSADLAAVGALCTAAGATEVVPADNPAESELLLQARRMSLTALETVKPATMIDDVCVPRSQLGAMLAGTAAIAEEYGLTIGVCAHAGDGNTHPVVCFDHHDPDESRRARESFDAIMALGLELGGTITGEHGVGVLKKEWLARELGETGIALQRSIKAAFDPLGLLNPGKLF is encoded by the coding sequence ATGAGCGATCTCCTCGAACGGCTGCGCGCGGGACTGCCCCCCGAGGCGCTGATCACCGATCCGGACGTCACCGCGTCCTACGCCCACGACATGGCGAGCTTCTGCGAGGCCGGCACCCCGGCCGTCGTGGTGCTCCCGCGCACGGTCGAGCAGGTCCAGCACGTCATGCGCACCGCCACCGCGCTGCGCGTCCCGGTCGTCCCGCAGGGCGCCCGTACCGGCCTGTCCGGCGCGGCCAACGCCTCGGACGGCTGCATCGTGCTGTCCCTGGTGAAGATGGACCGGATCCTGGAGATCAGCCCGGTCGACCGGATCGCCGTCGTCGAACCGGGCGTCGTCAACGCGGTGCTGTCACGCGCGGTGAACGAACACGGTCTGTACTACCCGCCGGACCCCTCCAGCTGGGAGACGTGCACCATCGGCGGCAACATCGGCACCGCGTCCGGCGGCCTGTGCTGCGTGAAGTACGGGGTCACCGCCGAGTACGTCCTGGGCCTGGACGTCGTCCTCGCCGACGGACGGCTCCTGACCACCGGCCGCCGCACCGCCAAGGGCGTCGCCGGTTACGACCTGACCCGGCTCTTCGTCGGCTCCGAGGGCAGCCTCGGAGTCGTCGTCAAGGCCGTCCTCGCGCTGCGACCGCAGCCGCCCCAGCAGCTCGTCCTCGCCGCCGAGTTCCCCTCGGCAGCCGCCGCCTGTGACGCTGTGTGCCGGATCATGGAGCGTGGTCACACCCCGTCACTCCTCGAACTGATGGACCGTACGACCGTGCGTGCCGTCAACGCGATGGCCTCCATGGGCCTGCCCGAGACCACCGAGGCCCTGCTGCTCTGCGCCTTCGACACCCCCGACCCATCGGCCGACCTCGCCGCCGTCGGAGCCCTGTGCACCGCCGCCGGGGCCACCGAGGTGGTCCCCGCCGACAATCCCGCCGAGTCCGAACTCCTCCTCCAGGCCCGCCGGATGTCGCTCACCGCCCTGGAGACCGTCAAGCCCGCCACGATGATCGACGACGTCTGCGTACCGCGCTCGCAGCTCGGCGCGATGCTCGCGGGCACGGCGGCCATCGCCGAGGAGTACGGCCTCACCATCGGCGTCTGCGCCCACGCGGGCGACGGCAACACCCACCCCGTCGTCTGCTTCGACCACCACGACCCCGACGAGTCCCGCCGGGCCCGCGAGTCCTTCGACGCGATCATGGCGCTCGGCCTCGAACTGGGCGGGACCATCACCGGCGAACACGGCGTGGGCGTCCTCAAGAAGGAGTGGCTCGCCCGCGAACTGGGTGAGACCGGCATCGCACTGCAACGCTCCATCAAGGCGGCCTTCGACCCGCTGGGCCTCCTCAACCCCGGCAAGCTCTTCTGA
- a CDS encoding RDD family protein — MSNDQPTPGQPPEDDDPFLKKPQEPSPPSEGQPYGSAPPPPPPPPPPNDPYGSGGGFGAPDPLAGMPPLAEPGKRILARLIDFLVISIPLYLISLPWGGAVDVNGDGDDGFGDAVANGYGGSQLLWSIIGLVVYVAYDTYFTHKDGRTLGKRLLKLRVAMLNDGRVPDTGAALMRAVVLWAPALLCCPCLWWLINIVLMFTDKPYRQGLQDKAAKTVVVVAR, encoded by the coding sequence ATGAGCAACGACCAGCCGACGCCCGGCCAGCCGCCCGAGGACGACGATCCGTTCCTCAAGAAGCCGCAGGAGCCCTCGCCGCCGTCCGAGGGTCAGCCGTACGGCAGTGCGCCGCCACCGCCGCCGCCTCCGCCCCCGCCGAACGATCCGTACGGCAGCGGCGGCGGCTTCGGAGCGCCCGATCCGCTGGCCGGCATGCCGCCGCTGGCCGAGCCGGGGAAGCGGATCCTGGCGCGGCTCATCGACTTCCTCGTCATCTCGATCCCGCTGTACCTGATCTCGCTGCCCTGGGGCGGCGCGGTCGATGTCAACGGGGACGGCGACGACGGGTTCGGCGACGCCGTCGCCAACGGGTACGGCGGGAGCCAGCTGCTGTGGTCGATCATCGGCCTGGTGGTCTACGTCGCCTACGACACGTACTTCACCCACAAGGACGGCCGCACGCTGGGCAAGCGGCTGCTCAAGCTGCGCGTCGCGATGCTCAACGACGGGCGGGTGCCCGACACCGGGGCCGCGCTGATGCGGGCCGTCGTGCTGTGGGCGCCGGCGCTGCTGTGCTGCCCGTGCCTGTGGTGGCTGATCAACATCGTGCTGATGTTCACCGACAAGCCCTACCGGCAGGGGTTGCAGGACAAGGCGGCCAAGACGGTCGTGGTGGTCGCCCGCTAG